One genomic region from Campylobacter sp. RM5004 encodes:
- a CDS encoding prephenate dehydrogenase, translating into MKAVVIGLGLIGGSLALNLMKNKFISGVYGIDLNKEHEKEALRLNLVHEIIEFKDIKTCDLIFLCVPVGAIIEIIKQLKDIPKTTTIIEFGSTKESIQNAINDELKEQFILAHPMAGTEHNGPSAAKIDLFKNAVCVLCNTEHTSVFHQHRTIELLSNIGMKITFMNASAHDHHSAIISHLPHVISFSLANYVLDCEDKKNILHLAGGSFADMSRIAKSSPAMWESVFKENKANVLNALDGFISELNEFKEMMNNNDFEKLNEWLKNANKLKEIL; encoded by the coding sequence ATGAAAGCAGTTGTTATAGGTTTAGGTCTTATAGGTGGCTCACTAGCACTAAATTTAATGAAAAATAAATTTATAAGTGGAGTTTATGGCATTGATTTAAACAAAGAGCATGAAAAAGAAGCCTTAAGACTTAATTTAGTTCATGAAATAATTGAGTTTAAAGATATTAAGACTTGTGATTTAATCTTTTTATGTGTTCCTGTTGGTGCGATTATTGAAATAATAAAGCAATTAAAAGATATTCCTAAAACAACTACTATTATTGAATTTGGAAGCACAAAAGAAAGCATACAAAACGCAATTAATGATGAATTAAAAGAGCAGTTTATCCTAGCTCATCCTATGGCAGGAACTGAACATAATGGCCCAAGTGCTGCTAAAATTGATTTATTTAAAAACGCAGTTTGTGTTCTATGCAATACCGAGCATACAAGCGTATTTCATCAACATAGAACCATAGAATTATTAAGTAATATCGGAATGAAAATTACTTTTATGAATGCAAGTGCGCATGATCATCATAGTGCAATCATCTCTCATCTTCCACATGTTATAAGCTTTTCTTTAGCAAATTATGTGCTTGATTGTGAAGATAAGAAAAACATTTTACACCTAGCAGGTGGTTCATTTGCTGATATGAGTAGGATTGCAAAAAGTAGCCCAGCAATGTGGGAAAGTGTATTTAAAGAAAATAAAGCAAATGTTTTAAATGCTTTAGATGGATTTATAAGTGAGCTAAATGAATTTAAAGAAATGATGAATAATAATGATTTTGAAAAATTAAATGAATGGCTTAAGAATGCAAATAAATTAAAAGAAATTTTATAA